A region of Lycium barbarum isolate Lr01 chromosome 3, ASM1917538v2, whole genome shotgun sequence DNA encodes the following proteins:
- the LOC132630269 gene encoding uncharacterized protein LOC132630269, which translates to MKEAIRMVLESIYDLEFPDTSHFHSSRGFHSVLRRIKEEWGGSHWFLEFDIRKCFHTIDRHRLIPIFKEEIDDPKFFYPIQKVFSAGRLVGGEKGPYSVPHSVLLSALPGNIYLHKLDQEIGRIRQKYEIPIVQRIRSVLLRTGRIDDQEKSSKEASFNAPQDNRAIIVGRLKSIQCKAAFHSLVSSWHTPPTSTPRLRGDQKRPFVFHPSSALAAFLNKPSSLLCAAFFIEAAGFTRKSEFYGRERCNNNWAMRDSFKYCKRKGPLIELGGEAILVIRSERGLARKLAPLKTDYLIRICYARYADDLLLGIVGSVELLIEIQKRIAHFLQSGLNLWVDSAGSTTIAARSTVEFLGTVIWEVPLWATPIQFLRQLEKCLRVKHRIHITSSLHA; encoded by the coding sequence ATGAAAGAGGCGATCAGAATGGTACTCGAATCCATTTACGATCTCGAGTTTCCAGACACATCGCACTTCCACTCGAGTCGAGGCTTCCACTCCGTCCTAAGACGGATCAAAGAAGAGTGGGGAGGCTCTCACTGGTTTTTGGAATTCGACATCAGGAAGTGTTTTCACACCATTGACCGACATCGACTCATCCCAATCTTTAAGGAAGAGATCGACGATCCCAAGTTCTTTTACCCCATTCAGAAAGTCTTTTCCGCCGGACGACTCGTAGGAGGTGAGAAGGGCCCTTACTCCGTCCCACACAGTGTATTACTATCGGCCCTACCAGGCAACATCTACCTACACAAGCTCGATCAGGAGATAGGGAGGATCCGACAGAAGTACGAAATTCCGATTGTTCAGAGAATAAGATCGGTTCTATTAAGAACAGGTCGTATTGATGACCAAGAAAAGTCTTCCAAAGAAGCAAGCTTTAACGCTCCCCAAGACAACAGAGCCATCATTGTGGGGAGGTTAAAGAGCATCCAATGCAAAGCGGCCTTTCATTCCCTTGTTTCGTCGTGGCACACCCCCCCCACAAGCACCCCCCGGCTCAGGGGGGACCAGAAAAGGCCTTTCGTTTTCCACCCTTCGTCGGCCCTTGCCGCCTTCCTTAACAAGCCCTCGAGCCTCCTTTGCGCCGCCTTCTTCATAGAAGCCGCCGGGTTTACCCGGAAGTCCGAATTCTATGGTAGAGAACGCTGTAATAATAATTGGGCCATGAGAGACTCTTTTAAGTATTGCAAAAGAAAGGGCCCGCTGATAGAGCTGGGCGGGGAGGCGATACTTGTTATCAGGTCAGAGAGAGGCCTGGCCCGTAAGCTGGCCCCCTTAAAAACCGATTACTTAATAAGGATTTGTTACGCGCGATATGCCGACGACTTACTACTGGGAATCGTGGGTTCCGTCGAGCTTCTCATAGAAATACAAAAACGTATCGCCCACTTCCTACAATCTGGCTTGAACCTTTGGGTAGACTCTGCAGGATCAACAACCATAGCTGCACGGAGTACGGTAGAATTCCTCGGTACGGTCATTTGGGAAGTCCCTCTGTGGGCGACTCCCATACAATTCTTGCGACAACTGGAGAAGTGTCTACGGGTAAAGCACCGTATCCATATAACTAGCAGTCTTCATGCCTAA
- the LOC132630271 gene encoding probable DNA-directed RNA polymerase has product MLKLAKAYKGYKIDLPAFLDFRGRIYRCGLLHFHECDLSRSLINFAFSNPEMPANSDEVIEALLYHYKSYPSLEEAGISFNESLREAEIQGRVDSILLGREARHPFQFIAAQKALVKKKIEGFPVTKDASASAFPIMSYFLLDEDMAKSTNLLPSKDKKIQDIYTNILSEVKEYIVRELGNNSLSLIVVRKMVKSIFMPMIYGKTLMSTSSDIHKSLSQHINFKDSHILASLWFKFWKEKYKGLDSLTSLIKNIGWFAAAKGVPVYYDVPHFRTSQGYMKSDVVKITVYDRNHKRRQISLRVHTDNKDRRKTEVSTFVNFIHQKDAYIAME; this is encoded by the coding sequence ATGCTCAAGCTTGCAAAGGCCTACAAGGGTTATAAAATAGATTTGCCTGCCTTTCTCGACTTCAGGGGGAGAATCTACCGCTGCGGGCTCCTGCATTTCCACGAGTGTGATCTCTCAAGAAGTCTTATTAACTTTGCGTTTAGCAATCCTGAAATGCCCGCAAACTCGGATGAGGTTATAGAGGCCCTTTTATACCACTATAAGTCTTACCCCAGCCTGGAGGAAGCTGGAATATCCTTCAACGAAAGTCTGCGAGAGGCAGAAATACAGGGTCGGGTTGATTCTATTCTACTTGGTCGAGAGGCGCGGCACCCCTTTCAGTTCATTGCCGCGCAAAAGGCGCTGGTAAAAAAGAAAATAGAGGGGTTCCCAGTTACCAAAGACGCATCCGCGAGTGCTTTCCCGATTATGAGCTACTTTTTGTTGGATGAAGATATGGCGAAGAGCACGAATCTCTTGCcttccaaagataagaaaatcCAAGATATTTATACGAATATCCTCTCCGAAGTCAAAGAGTACATTGTAAGAGAACTTGGTAATAATAGTCTATCACTAATAGTGGTGCGGAAGATGGTGAAAAGTATTTTCATGCCAATGATTTATGGAAAAACACTCATGAGCACAAGCTCCGATATACATAAAAGTTTGTCGCAGCACATCAATTTTAAGGATAGTCACATACTAGCCTCACTTTGGTTTAAGTTCTGGAAGGAGAAATACAAAGGCTTGGACAGCCTAACCAGCTTGATCAAGAATATTGGGTGGTTCGCCGCCGCTAAGGGTGTACCTGTTTATTATGATGTGCCCCACTTTCGTACATCACAAGGTTATATGAAGAGTGATGTCGTCAAAATCACAGTTTATGATCGCAATCATAAAAGGAGACAAATAAGTCTCAGAGTTCATACCGATAATAAAGATCGTAGGAAGACAGAGGTCTCAACCTTTGTCAACTTCATCCATCAGAAGGATGCCTATATTGCGATGGAATAG
- the LOC132633718 gene encoding ATP synthase subunit 9, mitochondrial gives MLEGAKSIGAGAATIALTGAAISIGNVLSSSIHSVARNPSLAKQLFGYAILGFALTEAIASFSPMMAFFISFVFQVR, from the coding sequence ATGTTAGAAGGTGCAAAATCAATAGGTGCAGGAGCTGCTACAATTGCTTTAACGGGAGCTGCTATCAGTATTGGAAACGTCCTTAGTTCCTCGATTCATTCCGTGGCGCGAAATCCATCATTGGCAAAACAATTATTTGGTTATGCCATTTTGGGCTTTGCTCTAACTGAAGCTATTGCATCGTTTTCCCCAATGATGGCCTTTTTTATCTCATTCGTATTCCAAGTCCGTTAG